In Ctenopharyngodon idella isolate HZGC_01 chromosome 1, HZGC01, whole genome shotgun sequence, a single genomic region encodes these proteins:
- the npy2rl gene encoding neuropeptide Y receptor Y2, like: MDSLSLINGSSGSKDLAIGEDSSDMTLNHPLLELGDSTKLLGVQVVLILAYSTIILLGVVGNSLVIYVVYKFKTLRTVTNFFIANLAVADLLVNTLCLPFTLAYTLLREWKFGQVLCFTLPYAQGLAVHVSTITLNVIALDRHRCIVYHLDTRMSKDTCFLVIAITWVVSAILASPLAIFREYGIVDLSPDDSIEVCGEKWPDSSTDSTLYSISTLLLQYVLPLAIISFAYIRIWSKLRNHVSPVGRNDRHQRRRKTTKMLVTMVVVFAVSWLPFHAFQLAIDIDHSVLDMKDFRLLYTVFHIVAMCSTFANPLVYGWMNRNYRSAFVAVFRCKERLDLLHAEGQAAPAVRSKPKKALEAQDMVTTHLNATDV; this comes from the exons ATGGATTCCCTCAGCTTAATCAATGGCTCCTCTGGGAGCAAAGACCTGGCCATTGGAGAGGATTCATCTGACATGACTCTGAATCATCCTCTGCTAGAGTTGGGGGACAGCACCAAGCTTCTCGGGGTCCAGGTGGTTCTGATCTTGGCATACTCTACCATCATCCTTTTGGGCGTTGTGGGGAACTCCCTGGTGATTTATGTGGTTTACAAATTTAAGACACTTCGTACCGTCACCAACTTCTTCATCGCAAACCTAGCCGTGGCCGATCTACTCGTCAACACGTTGTGTCTCCCTTTCACGCTGGCTTACACTCTCCTCAGGGAATGGAAGTTTGGACAAGTGCTTTGTTTCACTTTGCCGTACGCTCAAGGTCTCGCCGTCCACGTCTCtacaattacattaaatgtaattgCACTGGACCGGCATAGATGCATCGTTTACCACCTAGACACTCGAATGTCAAAGGACACCTGCTTTCTGGTCATTGCCATCACCTGGGTAGTAAGCGCCATCCTGGCGAGCCCACTGGCCATATTCAGAGAGTATGGGATTGTAGATCTTTCTCCAGATGACTCCATTGAGGTTTGTGGAGAGAAATGGCCTGACAGTAGTACAGACAGCACTCTATACTC AATCTCCACGCTGCTGCTGCAATATGTATTGCCTCTGGCAATCATCTCTTTTGCCTACATCCGTATCTGGAGTAAACTCCGCAATCATGTCAGCCCAGTTGGTCGCAACGACAGGCATCAGCGCCGACGCAAGACCACCAAGATGCTGGTAACCATG GTTGTGGTGTTTGCGGTCAGCTGGTTGCCTTTTCACGCCTTTCAGCTCGCCATTGACATTGACCACAGCGTGTTGGACATGAAGGACTTCCGGCTTCTTTACACTGTTTTCCACATTGTTGCCATGTGCTCGACGTTCGCCAACCCTCTGGTGTATGGTTGGATGAACCGTAACTACCGCAGCGCCTTTGTTGCAGTCTTTCGTTGCAAGGAACGGCTTGATTTATTGCACGCCGAGGGCCAGGCTGCCCCAGCGGTTCGCAGCAAACCAAAAAAGGCTCTGGAAGCCCAAGATATGGTGACGACACATCTCAACGCAACAGATGTCTGA